A genomic stretch from Sceloporus undulatus isolate JIND9_A2432 ecotype Alabama chromosome 5, SceUnd_v1.1, whole genome shotgun sequence includes:
- the MIF gene encoding macrophage migration inhibitory factor, which produces MPMLVVATNVSRAAVPEGLLAEITQALAKATGKPSQYIAVHILPEQLMSFGGSPEPCALCSLHSIGKIGAQQNKAYSKLLCEILNKELHVPSDRVYINYCDMNAANVGWNGSTFA; this is translated from the exons ATGCCGATGCTGGTTGTGGCGACCAACGTCTCGAGGGCGGCGGTTCCCGAGGGTCTCCTGGCGGAGATCACCCAGGCCCTGGCCAAGGCCACCGGGAAGCCCTCCCAG TACATCGCGGTGCACATCCTCCCTGAGCAGCTGATGTCCTTCGGGGGATCCCCGGAGCCCTGCGCCCTTTGCAGCCTCCACAGCATTGGGAAGATCGGGGCCCAGCAGAACAAGGCCTACTCCAAGCTCCTCTGCGAAATCCTCAACAAGGAGCTACACGTCCCATCAGACAG GGTCTACATCAATTACTGCGACATGAACGCCGCCAACGTCGGGTGGAATGGGTCCACCTTCGCTTAG